One Punica granatum isolate Tunisia-2019 chromosome 3, ASM765513v2, whole genome shotgun sequence genomic window carries:
- the LOC116199741 gene encoding patellin-3-like produces MAEETPHKPPPAATEASAPEEEVVVVANVPQPEKPPLSLSADKELPPAPEPEPEPEPEPEPEPVPEKENPPVPVAEEEEKPKAEEEDEEDKKNKKLEKVVTKSSSFKEESNVVDELPESQKKALDELKSLIQEALSKHEFTVPPPSASKEEEEVKIKEEEEDKPPKTEEIPPPAAEAPSASPAEEEPPRPEPEAPAHPPPPDEDKVEDKEAPPPPAAAVEAVVVEEVVEKVTEVDEDGSKTVEAIKETIVEFSAPVAEQTQAPPKPADQGEGPAETKEQDAAEVPTPPPPPPEQVFIWGIPLLGDERSDVVLLKFLRARDFKVKDAFAMIKNMVRWRKEFGIEALLEEDLGCDLEKVVFMHGSDKKGHPVCYNVFGEFRDKELYQNTFSDEEKRKKFLKWRIQFLEKSIRKLDFSPNGVCTIVQVNDLKNSPGLAKRELRLATNQALQLLQDNYPEFLAKQVFINVPWWYLAFNKMISPFLTQRTKSKFVFAGPARSAEALFKYIAPEQVPVQYGGLSREGEQEFTTSDPATEVAIKPTSKHTVEFPISEKCQLVWEVRVVGWDVSYGAEFVPSAEGSYTVIVQKSRKIAAADETVICNSFKTGEPGKVVITVDNQSSKKKKLLYRSKAKPSSD; encoded by the exons ATGGCTGAAGAAACCCCCCACAAACCTCCTCCTGCTGCTACTGAAGCCTCTGCCCCTGAGGAGGAGGTAGTTGTGGTCGCCAACGTCCCCCAGCCCGAGAAGCcccccctctccctctccgcCGATAAAGAACTCCCTCCTGCTCCTGAACCTGAACCTGAACCTGAACCTGAACCTGAACCTGAGCCCGTCCCCGAGAAGGAGAATCCCCCTGTCCCTGTCGctgaggaggaagagaagcCCAAGGCTgaagaagaggatgaggaggataagaagaataagaaattAGAGAAGGTCGTCACCAAGTCGTCTTCCTTCAAGGAAGAGAGCAACGTGGTCGATGAGCTCCCCGAGTCGCAGAAGAAGGCTCTCGATGAACTCAAATCCCTCATCCAGGAGGCTCTCAGCAAGCACGAGTTCACCGTTCCCCCTCCCTCTGCCtccaaggaggaggaggaagtgAAAATcaaggaagaggaggaagacaaGCCTCCCAAAACCGAAGAGATTCCACCCCCTGCAGCTGAAGCACCATCAGCTTCCCCTGCTGAAGAAGAACCTCCCAGACCTGAGCCAGAGGCTCCGGCCCACCCACCACCCCCAGATGAGGACAAGGTGGAAGACAAG GAAGCGCCGCCACCTCCAGCGGCAGCTGTAGAGGCTGTGGTCGTCGAGGAAGTGGTAGAGAAGGTGACTGAAGTAGATGAGGACGGCTCTAAGACCGTTGAGGCTATTAAGGAGACCATAGTTGAGTTCTCAGCTCCGGTAGCTGAACAAACCCAAGCCCCACCTAAGCCAGCTGATCAGGGGGAGGGCCCCGCAGAGACCAAGGAACAAGATGCTGCCGAGGTCCCAACCCCTCCTCCGCCTCCACCGGAGCAAGTCTTCATTTGGGGAATCCCGCTACTTGGAGATGAGAGGAGCGATGTCGTCCTCCTCAAGTTCCTGAGGGCCAGggacttcaaggtgaaggatGCGTTCGCCATGATCAAGAACATGGTCCGCTGGCGCAAGGAGTTCGGGATCGAAGCCCTGCTCGAGGAGGATCTTGGATGCGATCTTGAGAAGGTGGTGTTCATGCACGGGTCTGATAAGAAGGGCCACCCAGTCTGCTACAATGTGTTCGGCGAGTTCAGGGACAAGGAGCTGTACCAGAACACCTTCTCCGatgaggagaagaggaagaagttCCTTAAGTGGAGGATTCAGTTCTTGGAGAAGAGCATCAGGAAGCTCGATTTCAGCCCTAATGGAGTCTGCACGATTGTTCAAGTGAATGATCTCAAGAACTCTCCTGGACTTGCCAAGAGGGAGCTCAGGCTCGCCACCAATCAGGCACTTCAGCTCCTTCAGGATAACTACCCTGAGTTTTTGGCTAAGCAG GTGTTCATCAATGTTCCTTGGTGGTACCTTGCCTTCAACAAGATGATCAGTCCTTTCCTGACCCAGAGGACCAAGAGCAAGTTTGTCTTTGCCGGTCCAGCAAGATCTGCGGAAGCCCTGTTCAA GTACATAGCTCCTGAGCAAGTACCGGTGCAGTATGGTGGGCTGAGCAGGGAGGGTGAGCAGGAGTTCACAACCTCTGACCCTGCCACCGAAGTTGCAATCAAGCCAACGTCCAAGCACACTGTTGAATTCCCCATCTCTGAG AAATGCCAATTGGTATGGGAAGTTAGGGTCGTCGGTTGGGACGTGAGCTATGGAGCTGAGTTTGTGCCTAGCGCGGAGGGCAGCTACACAGTGATCGTGCAGAAGTCCAGGAAGATTGCAGCAGCCGATGAGACTGTAATCTGCAACAGCTTCAAGACGGGAGAACCTGGGAAGGTTGTAATCACCGTCGACAATCAATCctccaagaagaagaagctccTCTACAGGTCCAAGGCCAAACCCTCCTCTGATTGA